A genomic region of Mycobacterium senriense contains the following coding sequences:
- a CDS encoding GNAT family N-acetyltransferase: protein MHASGGLIRPATAADAAACVAIYRPYVEHTVISWETEVPTEKEMAARIAAAQASHEWLVLERDCRVIGFAYGHALNRLATYQWSIETGIYLDAGHRGTGGGRALYTEMLRRLAERGYRQAFAGITQPNEASNGFHRSFGFTEVGLYRRVEWKHDGWHDVAWLQLDLAAAEPDEAPGPIIQPGRVRESGA from the coding sequence ATGCACGCGAGCGGCGGCCTAATCCGCCCGGCGACGGCAGCGGATGCGGCTGCGTGCGTTGCCATTTACCGGCCGTACGTCGAGCACACGGTTATCAGTTGGGAAACCGAAGTCCCCACCGAAAAGGAAATGGCCGCGCGGATCGCCGCTGCGCAGGCGAGCCACGAATGGCTTGTCCTGGAACGCGATTGCCGGGTGATCGGCTTCGCCTACGGCCACGCCCTGAATCGCCTTGCCACGTACCAGTGGTCGATCGAGACCGGGATCTACCTCGACGCCGGCCATCGCGGTACCGGAGGAGGGCGCGCGCTCTACACGGAAATGCTGCGCAGGCTCGCCGAGCGGGGCTACCGGCAGGCGTTCGCCGGTATCACCCAGCCCAATGAGGCCAGCAACGGCTTCCACCGGTCGTTCGGGTTCACCGAAGTGGGCCTGTACCGGCGCGTCGAGTGGAAACACGACGGCTGGCACGACGTCGCGTGGCTGCAGCTCGATCTGGCGGCTGCCGAGCCGGATGAAGCACCCGGGCCGATCATTCAGCCGGGCCGGGTGCGCGAGTCCGGGGCTTAG
- a CDS encoding phosphotransferase family protein, with translation MSGQGLGEGPLQDVSNVTGGTQNVMLRFTRAGRPYVLRRGPRHLRPRSNSVILRETKVLAALAGSDVPHPHLIAACEDTGVLGDAVFYLMDPVDGFNAGEGLPPLHAGDAEIRHGMGLSMADALAKLGAVDHVAVGLADFGKPEGFLERQVPRWLSELESYNQYDGYPGPDIPGIEEVSNWLDRHRPASWTPGIMHGDYHAANVMFSRTGPDVVAIVDWEMCTIGDPLLDLGWLLATWRQSDGSSVFSHALGGQDGLASTDELFERYAAHTTRDLSHITWYTVLACFKLGIVIEGTLARACAGKAEKEVGDQLHAATVHLFERALGLISDEG, from the coding sequence ATGTCCGGACAGGGGCTCGGCGAGGGGCCGCTACAGGACGTTTCCAACGTCACCGGCGGAACCCAGAACGTCATGCTGCGATTCACCCGGGCCGGCCGGCCATACGTGCTGCGGCGCGGGCCACGACACCTGCGCCCACGCAGCAACAGCGTGATCTTGCGGGAGACGAAAGTCCTTGCCGCACTGGCGGGTTCGGACGTCCCCCATCCCCACCTGATCGCCGCCTGCGAGGACACCGGTGTGCTGGGCGACGCCGTCTTCTATCTGATGGACCCGGTCGACGGCTTCAACGCGGGCGAAGGCCTGCCGCCGTTGCACGCCGGCGACGCCGAGATCCGCCACGGCATGGGCCTGTCGATGGCCGACGCGCTGGCCAAGCTGGGCGCGGTCGACCACGTCGCGGTGGGTCTCGCTGATTTCGGCAAACCCGAAGGCTTTTTGGAACGTCAGGTGCCGCGCTGGCTATCGGAGCTGGAGTCCTACAACCAGTACGACGGCTACCCCGGGCCCGACATCCCCGGCATCGAGGAGGTGTCGAATTGGCTGGACCGGCACCGGCCGGCCAGCTGGACGCCGGGGATCATGCACGGCGACTACCACGCCGCCAACGTGATGTTCTCCCGCACCGGACCCGACGTGGTCGCGATCGTCGACTGGGAGATGTGCACCATCGGCGACCCACTGCTGGATCTGGGCTGGCTGCTGGCCACCTGGCGCCAGTCCGACGGTTCCAGCGTCTTCAGCCACGCGCTGGGCGGGCAGGACGGGTTGGCCAGCACCGACGAGCTCTTCGAGCGCTACGCCGCCCACACCACCCGCGACCTGTCCCATATCACCTGGTACACCGTGCTGGCCTGCTTCAAGCTCGGGATCGTGATCGAGGGGACGCTGGCCCGCGCCTGCGCCGGCAAGGCGGAGAAGGAGGTCGGCGACCAGTTGCACGCGGCCACGGTGCATCTGTTCGAGCGGGCGCTGGGCCTCATCTCCGACGAGGGTTGA
- a CDS encoding nuclear transport factor 2 family protein translates to MTPAPRTPQEVFAHHGTALAAGDLDEIVVDYAEDSVLLSPAGIARGKDAIRTVFATLLADLPDAQWDLRTQLFDGDVLFLEWAADSDVNRVDDGVDTFVFRDGMIQAQTVRYTPHPKG, encoded by the coding sequence ATGACGCCCGCCCCGCGTACGCCGCAGGAGGTGTTCGCCCACCACGGCACCGCACTGGCCGCGGGCGACCTCGACGAGATCGTCGTCGACTACGCCGAGGATTCGGTGCTGCTCAGCCCCGCCGGCATCGCCCGCGGCAAGGACGCCATCCGCACCGTCTTTGCGACGTTGCTCGCCGATCTGCCGGATGCGCAGTGGGACTTGCGAACTCAGCTCTTCGACGGGGACGTGCTGTTCCTGGAGTGGGCCGCCGATTCGGACGTCAACCGGGTTGACGACGGTGTTGACACCTTCGTGTTCCGCGACGGCATGATCCAAGCGCAGACCGTCCGATACACGCCGCACCCGAAGGGCTGA
- a CDS encoding class I SAM-dependent methyltransferase: protein MPRTDNDSWEITQSVGATALGVAAARAAETESENPLINDPFARVFVDAAGEGMWSIYADPALLAKAGDIEPDLRDRLQLMVDFMATRTAFFDEFFLGAADAGVRQVVILAAGLDARSWRLPWPDGTVVYELDQPKVLEFKSKTLREHGAEPKAQLVNVPIDLRQDWPKALQDAGFDASKPAVWSAEGLVRYLPAQAQDLLFERIDSLSAAGSWLASNVPAAGFTDPGRVQRQRDDMRRMRAAAAELVNAEITDVDDLWYAEERTPVDDWLRDRGWDVTTASFAELMARYGRSVPQGAEDSMPPTLYVSAQRTAG, encoded by the coding sequence ATGCCGCGGACCGACAATGATTCCTGGGAGATCACTCAGAGCGTGGGCGCTACGGCGCTGGGTGTCGCCGCAGCTCGCGCAGCCGAAACCGAGAGCGAGAATCCACTGATCAACGATCCGTTCGCGCGCGTGTTCGTCGACGCCGCGGGCGAGGGCATGTGGAGCATCTACGCCGATCCGGCGCTGCTGGCCAAGGCGGGCGACATCGAGCCGGATCTGCGCGATCGCCTTCAGCTGATGGTCGACTTCATGGCGACCCGGACGGCGTTCTTCGACGAGTTCTTCCTCGGCGCCGCCGACGCCGGCGTTCGGCAGGTGGTGATCCTGGCGGCCGGCCTGGATGCACGCAGCTGGCGCCTCCCGTGGCCCGACGGCACCGTCGTCTACGAGCTCGACCAGCCCAAGGTGCTCGAGTTCAAATCCAAGACGCTGCGTGAACACGGGGCGGAGCCCAAGGCGCAGCTGGTCAACGTTCCGATCGATCTGCGCCAGGATTGGCCGAAAGCGTTGCAGGATGCGGGATTTGATGCCTCCAAGCCGGCGGTCTGGTCGGCCGAGGGGCTGGTCCGCTACCTGCCGGCACAGGCCCAGGACCTGCTGTTCGAGCGGATCGATTCGCTGAGCGCTGCGGGCAGTTGGCTGGCGTCCAACGTGCCCGCCGCGGGCTTCACCGACCCCGGCCGGGTGCAGCGCCAGCGCGACGACATGCGGCGGATGCGGGCCGCGGCCGCCGAATTGGTCAACGCCGAGATCACCGACGTCGACGATCTCTGGTACGCGGAGGAGCGCACTCCCGTCGACGACTGGCTGCGTGACCGCGGCTGGGACGTCACGACGGCGTCGTTCGCGGAGTTGATGGCGCGGTACGGCCGCAGCGTTCCGCAGGGCGCGGAGGACTCGATGCCGCCTACCCTCTACGTGTCCGCGCAGCGGACGGCGGGCTGA
- a CDS encoding MmcQ/YjbR family DNA-binding protein, with protein MAGRRARVSDVHEIAAAMPHVQRLEGPRGNAIYQVGGKSFVFFRTPRPDASDPDTGERYADVIMLWVESESDKLALVSDPTSPFFTSDHFDGHPSVLVRAGRLAEISRTELAELIQDAWLSRASKKRAATWLADHL; from the coding sequence ATGGCTGGCCGACGCGCCCGGGTGAGCGACGTGCATGAGATCGCCGCCGCAATGCCGCACGTTCAGCGCCTGGAGGGGCCCAGGGGCAATGCCATCTACCAGGTCGGCGGCAAGTCGTTCGTCTTCTTCCGCACGCCCCGGCCGGACGCGTCCGATCCGGACACCGGCGAACGCTATGCGGACGTGATCATGCTGTGGGTGGAATCGGAGAGCGACAAATTGGCGTTGGTTTCCGATCCCACGTCGCCGTTTTTCACCAGCGACCATTTCGACGGGCATCCTTCGGTCCTGGTCCGTGCCGGTCGGCTGGCGGAAATCAGCAGGACCGAATTAGCTGAGCTGATTCAGGACGCCTGGTTGTCCCGGGCGTCGAAGAAGCGGGCCGCCACCTGGCTCGCCGACCACCTCTAG
- a CDS encoding DUF6131 family protein: protein MVILGIVLLILGYFFHVPILTTLGIVLLVIGAILWILGSIGRPVAGRRYWY, encoded by the coding sequence ATGGTTATCTTAGGAATTGTCCTGCTTATTCTCGGTTATTTCTTCCACGTACCCATCCTGACCACTCTGGGTATCGTGCTGTTGGTCATCGGCGCGATCCTGTGGATTCTGGGCTCGATCGGTCGGCCCGTCGCCGGCCGCCGCTATTGGTATTAA
- a CDS encoding response regulator transcription factor — MCRADGNPINVLVVDDESVLADMVSMALRYEGWNISTAGDGASAIASARSQRPDVVVLDVMLPDMSGLDVLHKLREENPQLPVLLLTAKDAVEDRIAGLTAGGDDYVTKPFSIEEVVLRLRALLRRTGVTTVDSGAQLVVGDLVLDEDSHEVTRAGEPISLTSTEFELLRFMMRNSKRVLSKAQILDRVWSYDFGGRSNIVELYISYLRKKIDNGREPMIHTLRGAGYVLKPAR; from the coding sequence ATGTGTCGTGCTGACGGCAACCCCATCAACGTTTTGGTGGTAGACGACGAATCTGTCCTGGCCGACATGGTGTCGATGGCACTGCGGTATGAGGGCTGGAACATCTCCACCGCCGGCGACGGGGCATCGGCCATCGCGAGCGCACGCTCACAGCGGCCCGATGTGGTTGTTCTGGACGTGATGCTGCCCGACATGAGCGGCCTCGACGTCTTGCACAAACTTCGCGAGGAGAACCCGCAACTGCCCGTGCTGCTGCTGACCGCCAAGGACGCCGTGGAAGACCGCATCGCCGGCCTGACGGCGGGCGGCGACGACTATGTCACCAAACCGTTCAGCATCGAGGAGGTCGTGCTGCGCCTGCGCGCGCTGTTGCGCCGCACCGGTGTGACGACGGTGGACAGCGGCGCGCAACTGGTCGTCGGCGACCTGGTGCTGGACGAGGACAGCCATGAGGTCACCCGGGCCGGTGAGCCAATCTCGTTGACCTCCACCGAATTTGAGCTGTTGCGATTCATGATGCGCAACTCCAAGCGGGTGCTGAGTAAAGCCCAAATTCTGGACCGGGTATGGAGTTACGACTTCGGCGGCCGGTCCAACATCGTCGAACTCTACATTTCATACCTGCGCAAGAAGATCGACAACGGCCGGGAACCGATGATCCACACGCTGCGCGGCGCGGGTTATGTCCTCAAGCCGGCCCGCTGA
- a CDS encoding sensor histidine kinase encodes MSSSRPADTRRAWSLRLRLLVGQIVVLAIVCVGITAATELALLHHLVAQLDGQLAGTSYRSALMYPEPPHSGWRHQHVYPRPGPGPRFLDAPGQPAGMVAAVVSHGNTVDAGYTTSSGDRAELTPTAQLQLSGIAGSRKPVTVDLDGLGRYRVVAAPSRNGGDVIVTGLSMANIDATLMRMLVIFGIVTVIALVAATTAGVIIIRRALAPLRRVAQTASEVAGLPLARGEVELPMRVGESDANPSTEVGQLGAALNQMLDHIAAALSARQASETRVRQFVADASHELRTPLAAIRGYTELTQRMGDDREAVAQAMSRVASETERMTRLVEDLLLLARLDSGRPLEREPVDLSRLAVDAVNDAHVAGPDHQWELDLPEEPVVVTGDAARLHQVLANLLANARVHTGAGTVVTTRLCAEPSHTVLQVIDNGPGIPAALQSEVFERFARGDSSRSRKGGSTGLGLAIVSAVVKAHNGTIAVDSAPGRTEFTVRLPPNGWQPPASNSEGAQGA; translated from the coding sequence ATGTCCTCAAGCCGGCCCGCTGACACGCGAAGGGCCTGGTCCCTTCGGCTGCGGCTGCTGGTCGGTCAGATCGTCGTGTTGGCGATCGTCTGCGTGGGCATCACCGCGGCGACCGAACTGGCGCTGCTGCACCACCTGGTGGCCCAGCTCGACGGGCAGCTCGCCGGCACCTCCTACCGCTCGGCGCTCATGTACCCCGAGCCGCCGCACTCGGGCTGGCGGCATCAGCACGTCTATCCGAGGCCGGGCCCCGGCCCGCGATTCCTGGACGCTCCGGGCCAGCCGGCGGGCATGGTGGCGGCGGTCGTCAGCCACGGGAACACGGTGGACGCGGGCTACACGACGAGCAGCGGCGACCGGGCGGAGCTGACCCCGACCGCCCAGCTGCAGCTGTCCGGTATCGCCGGCAGCCGCAAGCCGGTGACCGTGGACCTCGACGGGCTGGGCCGCTACCGGGTGGTCGCGGCCCCGAGCCGCAACGGCGGCGACGTCATCGTCACCGGCCTGTCGATGGCCAATATCGACGCCACCCTGATGCGGATGCTGGTGATCTTCGGGATCGTCACCGTCATCGCGCTGGTCGCTGCGACCACGGCCGGTGTGATCATCATCAGGCGGGCGCTGGCGCCGCTGCGCCGCGTCGCGCAGACCGCGAGCGAGGTAGCCGGCTTGCCGTTGGCGCGCGGCGAGGTCGAACTCCCGATGCGGGTGGGCGAATCCGATGCCAACCCCTCCACTGAGGTGGGGCAGCTCGGCGCGGCCCTCAACCAGATGCTGGACCACATCGCGGCGGCGCTGTCGGCGCGGCAGGCCAGCGAGACGCGGGTCCGCCAATTCGTCGCCGACGCCAGCCACGAGTTGCGCACGCCGCTGGCGGCGATCCGCGGCTACACCGAACTGACCCAACGGATGGGTGACGACCGCGAGGCGGTGGCGCAGGCGATGAGCCGGGTGGCCTCCGAGACCGAGCGGATGACGCGCCTTGTCGAGGACCTGCTGCTGCTGGCCCGGCTGGACTCCGGCCGGCCGCTGGAACGCGAACCGGTGGATCTGTCGCGGTTGGCGGTGGACGCGGTCAACGACGCTCACGTCGCCGGGCCCGATCATCAATGGGAACTCGACCTGCCCGAGGAGCCGGTCGTCGTCACAGGGGACGCGGCGCGGCTACACCAGGTGCTGGCCAATCTGCTTGCCAACGCCCGGGTCCACACGGGGGCGGGCACGGTCGTGACGACGCGGCTGTGCGCCGAGCCGTCGCACACCGTGCTGCAGGTCATCGACAACGGGCCGGGCATCCCGGCGGCGTTGCAATCCGAGGTGTTCGAACGGTTCGCCCGCGGCGACTCGTCGCGTTCCCGCAAGGGCGGCAGCACCGGGCTGGGCCTGGCGATCGTCTCCGCGGTTGTCAAGGCGCACAACGGAACTATCGCGGTGGACAGCGCGCCGGGTCGTACCGAGTTCACGGTGCGGTTGCCACCCAACGGATGGCAACCGCCCGCGTCGAACTCCGAAGGCGCGCAAGGCGCCTGA
- a CDS encoding lipoprotein LpqH: protein MKRQLTVAVAGAAILAAGISGCSSNNKSTTGSSSSSSSTSASASSGASGGTKVTIDGKDQNVTGSVVCTNAGGTINIAIGGAATGIAAVLSDGSPPQVKSVGLGNVNGVTLGYTSGAGQGNASASKDGNTYKISGTATGVDMANPMQPVNKPFEINVTCNS, encoded by the coding sequence GTGAAGCGTCAACTGACGGTCGCGGTGGCCGGTGCGGCAATTCTTGCCGCGGGAATTTCTGGCTGTTCGAGTAATAACAAGTCGACCACGGGCAGTTCCTCGAGTAGCTCTAGCACCAGCGCGTCGGCCAGCTCCGGTGCATCCGGCGGTACGAAGGTCACCATCGATGGCAAAGACCAGAACGTCACGGGCTCGGTCGTCTGCACGAACGCGGGCGGCACCATCAACATCGCGATCGGTGGCGCGGCGACCGGCATCGCCGCCGTGCTCAGCGACGGCAGCCCGCCGCAGGTGAAATCGGTTGGGCTGGGCAACGTCAACGGCGTGACCCTGGGCTACACCTCCGGCGCCGGCCAGGGCAATGCCTCCGCCAGCAAGGACGGCAACACCTACAAGATCAGCGGCACCGCCACCGGGGTGGACATGGCCAACCCGATGCAGCCGGTCAACAAACCCTTCGAAATCAACGTGACCTGCAACAGCTAA
- a CDS encoding alkyl/aryl-sulfatase: protein MVVRVDHKPPSAVIESAHRDHVLPFHDETDFADADRGFIAAESPCVIKAADGRVVWDNDAYSFLGGPAPASVHPSLWRQSMLAAKQGLYQVVPGIYQVRGFDISNVTFVESDNGVIVIDPLVSTEVAAAALTLYRTHRGGERRVVAVIYTHSHVDHFGGVLGVTSQADVDAGAVAVLAPEGFIEHAVQENVYAGPAMTRRATYMYGSLLPRGPMDQVGCGLGQAPSTGEVAVIVPTIDIRTTGETHTIDGVEIEFQMAPGTEAPAEMHFYFPRFRALCMAENATHNLHNLLTLRGALVRDPHAWSGYLTEAIDTFADRADVVFASHHWPTWGRDSIVTFLSLQRDMYAYLHDQTLRLLNQGYTGVEIAEMFQMPPALEQAWHTHGYYGSVSHNVKAIYQRYMGWFDGNPGRLWPHPPEALAPRYVEAMGGIDRVVDLAREAFDSGDFRWAATLLDHAVFTDSEHAVARALYSDTLEQLAYGAENATWRNFFLSGATELRDGNFGTATTTTSLSMLSQLTPEQIFDGLAIRVNGPRSWDLNIAIDIAFVDTATNYRLALRNGVLVRRRVPPDPSTATVTIKLATKVRLLAVVLGDFSSPGLELLGDQTALQAFLDVLDGPDPDFNIVTP from the coding sequence ATGGTTGTCAGGGTGGATCACAAGCCTCCCAGCGCCGTCATCGAGTCGGCCCACCGCGACCACGTGCTGCCGTTTCACGATGAAACGGATTTCGCCGACGCCGACCGGGGATTCATTGCCGCGGAGTCGCCGTGCGTGATCAAAGCGGCCGACGGGCGGGTGGTCTGGGACAACGATGCCTACTCGTTCCTGGGCGGGCCCGCACCGGCGTCGGTGCATCCCAGCCTCTGGCGGCAATCGATGCTGGCCGCCAAACAGGGCCTCTACCAAGTGGTTCCGGGTATCTATCAGGTTCGCGGCTTTGACATCTCGAACGTCACGTTCGTGGAATCCGACAACGGCGTCATCGTCATCGATCCCCTGGTGTCCACGGAGGTGGCCGCGGCGGCGCTGACCTTGTATCGCACCCACCGAGGCGGCGAGCGCCGCGTCGTCGCGGTGATCTACACGCACAGCCACGTCGACCATTTCGGCGGCGTATTGGGCGTCACCTCGCAGGCGGACGTGGATGCCGGTGCGGTGGCCGTCCTGGCGCCGGAGGGCTTCATCGAGCACGCGGTGCAGGAAAACGTCTATGCCGGACCGGCAATGACGCGACGGGCAACCTACATGTACGGCTCGCTGCTGCCCCGTGGACCGATGGATCAGGTCGGCTGCGGGCTGGGGCAGGCGCCGTCCACAGGCGAGGTCGCCGTCATCGTGCCCACCATCGACATCCGCACCACAGGTGAAACACACACCATCGACGGCGTGGAGATCGAATTCCAGATGGCGCCGGGCACCGAGGCGCCCGCCGAAATGCATTTCTATTTCCCACGTTTCCGCGCCTTGTGCATGGCCGAGAACGCCACGCACAATCTGCACAATCTGTTGACGCTGCGTGGCGCGTTGGTGCGTGACCCGCATGCCTGGTCGGGTTATCTCACCGAGGCGATCGACACGTTTGCCGATCGCGCCGACGTCGTGTTCGCCTCCCACCATTGGCCGACCTGGGGACGGGACAGCATCGTCACGTTCCTGTCGCTGCAGCGCGACATGTACGCGTACCTGCACGACCAGACGTTACGGTTGCTCAACCAGGGCTACACCGGTGTCGAAATTGCCGAGATGTTCCAGATGCCACCGGCTCTCGAGCAGGCCTGGCATACGCACGGGTACTACGGATCGGTGAGCCACAATGTCAAGGCGATCTACCAGCGGTATATGGGCTGGTTCGACGGCAACCCCGGTCGGCTGTGGCCCCATCCGCCCGAGGCCCTGGCGCCCCGGTATGTCGAGGCGATGGGCGGGATCGATCGCGTCGTCGACCTCGCCAGGGAGGCCTTCGATTCCGGGGACTTCCGTTGGGCCGCAACATTACTAGACCATGCGGTCTTCACCGACAGCGAGCACGCGGTCGCCCGCGCGTTGTACTCGGACACGCTCGAGCAGTTGGCCTACGGGGCCGAGAACGCGACCTGGCGCAACTTCTTCCTCAGTGGCGCAACGGAATTGCGCGACGGTAATTTCGGCACCGCGACCACGACGACGTCCCTCTCGATGCTCAGCCAGCTGACGCCGGAGCAGATCTTCGACGGTTTGGCGATTCGGGTCAACGGTCCACGCAGCTGGGATCTGAACATCGCAATCGATATCGCCTTCGTCGACACCGCGACCAACTACCGGCTGGCCCTGCGCAACGGGGTGCTCGTTCGCCGCAGGGTGCCGCCCGATCCCTCGACGGCGACCGTGACGATCAAGCTGGCCACCAAGGTTCGGCTACTCGCCGTGGTGCTGGGAGACTTCAGCTCGCCCGGCCTGGAGCTCCTTGGTGATCAGACCGCGCTGCAGGCCTTTTTGGATGTGCTCGACGGGCCAGACCCGGATTTCAACATCGTCACGCCGTGA
- a CDS encoding NADPH:quinone oxidoreductase family protein, translating to MRAVICRSYGAPEDLVIDDVPDPVAAPGQLLVRVRAAAVNFPDVLFIAGKYQVKIPPPFIPGNEIAGEVIAAGDGAPFSPGQRVSGTTFGAFAEQALLDASQAELVPDDADFASAAAFGVTYRTAYHALRSTAAVTQGDWVVVLGAAGGVGLAAVDLAVAMGARVLAAASSPEKLELCRQRGAEATVDYDREDLKTRIRELTADSARVVLDPVGGSYSEPALRGLARGGTFVTLGYAAGTIPAIPLNLILLKDICVRGMEIRTFMTDRPDDAVRDLKELADMFAAGTVRPYIGARFPLSETAAALRHVADRKVLGKVVIDVA from the coding sequence ATGCGCGCGGTGATCTGTCGTTCCTACGGCGCTCCCGAGGACTTGGTGATCGACGACGTGCCCGATCCCGTCGCGGCCCCGGGCCAGTTGCTGGTGCGGGTCCGCGCGGCCGCGGTCAACTTCCCCGACGTGCTGTTCATCGCCGGCAAGTACCAGGTCAAGATTCCGCCGCCGTTCATCCCCGGCAACGAGATCGCCGGGGAGGTCATCGCCGCCGGTGACGGTGCGCCGTTCAGTCCCGGACAACGGGTTTCCGGAACCACATTCGGGGCGTTCGCCGAACAGGCGCTGCTCGACGCGAGCCAAGCCGAGCTCGTGCCCGACGATGCCGACTTCGCCTCGGCCGCGGCGTTCGGCGTCACCTACCGCACCGCCTATCACGCGCTGCGCTCGACCGCGGCTGTCACGCAAGGAGATTGGGTGGTGGTGCTGGGCGCCGCGGGCGGCGTGGGGCTGGCCGCGGTCGACCTGGCGGTCGCGATGGGGGCCCGGGTGCTGGCCGCGGCGTCGAGCCCGGAGAAGCTCGAGCTGTGCCGGCAGCGCGGCGCCGAGGCGACCGTGGACTATGACCGCGAGGACCTGAAGACGCGGATCCGTGAGCTCACCGCCGACAGCGCCCGCGTGGTGCTGGACCCGGTGGGCGGATCGTATTCGGAGCCGGCGCTGCGCGGGCTCGCGCGTGGCGGGACCTTCGTCACGCTGGGCTATGCGGCCGGCACCATCCCCGCGATTCCGCTGAATCTCATTCTGCTCAAAGACATCTGCGTACGCGGCATGGAGATCCGCACGTTCATGACCGACCGGCCCGATGACGCCGTGCGCGATCTCAAGGAGTTGGCAGACATGTTCGCCGCCGGCACGGTGCGACCCTACATCGGCGCGCGATTCCCGCTGTCGGAGACGGCCGCGGCCTTACGGCATGTCGCCGACCGCAAGGTGCTGGGCAAGGTGGTAATCGACGTCGCGTGA
- a CDS encoding TetR/AcrR family transcriptional regulator — MSSLSSNRVTAAVERALDDRQREATEEVERILAAAVRVMERVAPEPPRVSDIVVEAGSSNKAFYRYFAGKDDLILAVMERGVGIVVSYLEHQMAKESEPRNKVARWIEGTLAQVADPHLISMTRAAAGQMSSGTSWRGADQEMMRPLRELLVEPVAALGSSDVERDVQAVFSCTAATMRRYVGSAEEPGPDDIAHVVRFCLRGLEAG, encoded by the coding sequence GTGAGCTCGTTGAGCTCTAACCGGGTGACCGCCGCGGTCGAGCGGGCACTGGATGACCGCCAGCGGGAGGCCACCGAGGAGGTCGAGCGCATCCTGGCCGCCGCGGTGCGCGTCATGGAACGCGTCGCACCCGAACCGCCGCGGGTCAGCGACATCGTCGTTGAGGCGGGCTCGTCGAACAAGGCGTTCTACCGCTATTTCGCCGGTAAGGACGATCTGATCCTGGCCGTTATGGAACGCGGCGTGGGCATCGTGGTGTCCTACCTCGAGCATCAGATGGCCAAGGAATCCGAGCCGCGCAACAAGGTCGCGCGGTGGATCGAGGGCACGCTGGCACAGGTGGCCGACCCGCACCTGATCAGCATGACACGTGCGGCGGCCGGCCAGATGTCGTCCGGAACCAGCTGGCGCGGAGCCGACCAGGAGATGATGCGGCCACTTCGCGAGCTCCTCGTGGAACCCGTTGCGGCGCTGGGCAGTAGCGACGTCGAGCGCGATGTACAGGCGGTGTTCAGCTGCACCGCCGCCACCATGCGCCGCTACGTGGGCTCGGCCGAGGAGCCCGGCCCCGACGACATCGCGCACGTGGTGCGGTTCTGTTTACGTGGTCTGGAGGCCGGTTGA